From Thalassococcus sp. S3, one genomic window encodes:
- a CDS encoding lytic transglycosylase domain-containing protein, giving the protein MAFLLASGRRLIATSGILIALSGCANPPAADAQDTVSRSAETVAPISDIDAYTAEAAQRFRIPERWIRAVMRAESAGNSRAVSSAGAMGLMQIMPGTWAELRAAHGFGSDPFDRRENILAGTAYLRQMYDQFGTPGFLAAYNAGPGRYAEHLRTGRTLPRETRRYVAALSQELGFSGAPPLQSIHTVSADRWQAAPLFAPVTASREGQRRTEPNRTSVDVQTAEELTQPGSQNSQPNALFVSGTGEPDR; this is encoded by the coding sequence ATGGCCTTCCTCCTTGCTTCCGGCCGTCGTCTCATCGCCACTTCCGGGATCCTGATCGCGCTTTCCGGTTGCGCCAATCCCCCCGCCGCTGACGCACAGGATACGGTCTCGCGCTCCGCGGAGACCGTCGCGCCGATATCTGATATCGACGCTTACACTGCCGAAGCGGCGCAACGCTTCCGCATCCCCGAGCGCTGGATACGCGCCGTCATGCGGGCCGAAAGTGCGGGCAATTCGCGCGCCGTCAGCAGCGCCGGTGCGATGGGCCTCATGCAAATCATGCCCGGCACCTGGGCCGAGCTTCGCGCGGCCCATGGGTTCGGATCGGACCCGTTCGACCGCCGCGAGAACATCCTCGCGGGCACGGCCTATCTGCGCCAGATGTACGACCAGTTCGGCACGCCGGGGTTCTTGGCTGCCTATAATGCCGGACCCGGACGGTATGCCGAGCACCTGCGAACCGGGCGCACCTTGCCGCGAGAAACCCGTCGCTACGTTGCTGCGCTTTCGCAGGAACTCGGATTTTCGGGTGCACCCCCGTTGCAGTCCATCCACACGGTTTCCGCAGATCGATGGCAAGCTGCCCCGCTCTTTGCGCCCGTCACAGCTTCGCGTGAAGGGCAACGCAGAACCGAACCAAACCGCACGTCAGTCGATGTTCAGACCGCAGAAGAACTGACCCAGCCAGGTTCACAGAACAGCCAGCCGAACGCGCTTTTCGTCTCCGGAACCGGGGAGCCAGATCGATGA
- a CDS encoding S26 family signal peptidase, with translation MKRARPSLIISSTGIALIALSAIIRANPILVWNASGSVPIGFYAVQPLDKPNIGDLVVLEPPSPLGDWLLEHGYLGANVPLIKHVAALPGQRVCRIGVTVSIDGTTVAIAKERDRFDRPLPVWQGCHQLTDDQIFFLNPDTEGSLDGRYFGPLPRDTIIGRAVPIWTREG, from the coding sequence ATGAAACGCGCGCGCCCGTCGCTCATCATCAGCAGCACCGGTATCGCCTTGATCGCGCTATCCGCGATCATTCGCGCCAACCCGATCCTCGTCTGGAACGCGTCAGGCAGCGTGCCCATCGGCTTCTACGCCGTGCAGCCGCTCGACAAGCCGAACATTGGCGATCTGGTCGTTCTCGAACCGCCATCCCCGCTCGGCGACTGGCTCCTGGAGCACGGCTATCTCGGCGCCAATGTCCCGCTCATCAAGCATGTCGCCGCGCTCCCCGGACAGCGTGTCTGCCGCATCGGCGTCACGGTCAGCATCGACGGCACCACCGTCGCGATCGCGAAAGAGCGCGACCGCTTCGACCGCCCGCTGCCGGTCTGGCAGGGCTGTCATCAACTTACCGACGATCAGATCTTCTTCCTCAATCCAGACACGGAAGGAAGTCTCGACGGACGGTATTTCGGGCCGCTGCCGCGCGACACGATCATTGGCCGTGCCGTCCCGATCTGGACGCGGGAGGGCTGA
- a CDS encoding DUF2840 domain-containing protein, producing MSGRTTIELTWIEGRIERWLRFGQIVQETIRSRSVRVVGVDPGSIFAFVRWAANDYGTVESRIDILQAVRADERYSTVPFVTPGGVSLLRLSSWPKVEAVLLSIDQIEAEDIAPEEVCPDHWRHVHNRLSCNLEPRRYTPFRHEAWLKRRVLAA from the coding sequence ATGAGCGGGCGCACAACCATTGAGCTGACGTGGATTGAAGGCCGGATCGAACGCTGGCTGCGCTTCGGTCAGATCGTTCAGGAGACGATTCGGAGCCGCTCGGTTCGCGTCGTCGGCGTCGATCCTGGCAGCATCTTCGCCTTCGTCCGCTGGGCCGCGAACGACTACGGCACGGTAGAGAGCCGGATCGATATCCTGCAAGCGGTCCGCGCCGACGAGCGCTATTCCACGGTACCGTTCGTGACGCCCGGCGGGGTGTCTCTGTTGCGGCTTTCCAGCTGGCCCAAGGTCGAAGCTGTGCTGCTCTCAATCGACCAGATTGAGGCGGAAGACATTGCGCCGGAAGAGGTCTGCCCGGACCACTGGCGGCACGTTCATAACCGCCTCAGCTGCAACCTCGAGCCGCGCCGCTACACGCCGTTTCGGCATGAGGCCTGGCTCAAACGTCGGGTGCTGGCGGCATGA
- a CDS encoding AlpA family transcriptional regulator, translating into MPDPNAGLPPRYLRTPEAARFLGLSGRTLEKHRTYGTGPKYSKIGGRVVYAVEDLQAWVGRGEKRSTSDDTGDTVLPAKRHAAISPAYSGEKRS; encoded by the coding sequence ATGCCCGATCCCAATGCCGGCCTGCCGCCGCGCTATCTCAGAACCCCCGAAGCCGCCCGTTTTCTCGGCCTGTCTGGCCGAACGCTGGAGAAACACCGCACCTACGGGACCGGTCCGAAGTATTCCAAGATCGGCGGGCGTGTCGTCTACGCGGTCGAAGATCTGCAAGCCTGGGTCGGCCGTGGTGAGAAACGCTCGACCTCCGACGACACGGGCGACACCGTCCTTCCCGCCAAACGCCATGCCGCGATTTCACCCGCCTATAGCGGCGAGAAGCGCTCATGA
- a CDS encoding DUF2285 domain-containing protein, whose amino-acid sequence MAPAVATIIAEPPSEARTDSAVLRSASAISDSSSREGWQVLVGGIVAVSTASEDTDHAIAIVIPLDDDWHVRLKAAHRLRDVLIGRRPKQRLTRQRRARIAHALRTDDARRCDATLRDIATVYFGQDRIEAEPWKTSALKAQTARLAKYGRSLVKHRYRELLGGRT is encoded by the coding sequence GTGGCCCCCGCCGTCGCGACCATCATCGCCGAGCCGCCGTCTGAAGCGCGCACGGACAGCGCCGTTCTGCGAAGTGCATCTGCCATTTCGGATAGTTCAAGCCGGGAGGGATGGCAGGTCCTGGTTGGCGGTATCGTCGCGGTCTCGACAGCCTCCGAAGACACCGATCACGCCATCGCAATCGTCATCCCGCTCGACGATGACTGGCACGTCCGGCTCAAAGCCGCGCACCGCTTGCGCGATGTTCTGATCGGTAGGCGACCCAAACAGAGGCTGACCAGACAGCGACGCGCGCGCATCGCGCATGCGCTTCGGACCGACGACGCTCGACGATGCGATGCCACTCTACGCGACATTGCAACCGTATACTTCGGACAGGATCGGATCGAAGCCGAGCCGTGGAAGACAAGCGCGCTGAAGGCGCAGACCGCGCGTCTGGCCAAGTACGGCAGGAGTCTTGTCAAACATCGGTACAGAGAGCTGCTTGGAGGACGCACCTGA
- a CDS encoding transcriptional regulator domain-containing protein — protein sequence MCDAFHASPYAHDPPTHSRKTGEYFRVTGRYHAPDHRGSAIMPGNWRNESDYDYFDNLDLGGLAWECLRRNARYRAAYPAMSRRSALTWGLRFPCRSGVRRDCGERALDTGRGPRRRDHHRRAAV from the coding sequence ATGTGCGATGCGTTTCACGCATCGCCCTATGCCCATGATCCCCCTACGCATTCCCGCAAAACGGGAGAATACTTCCGGGTTACCGGTCGCTATCACGCGCCGGACCATCGTGGGAGCGCAATCATGCCTGGTAATTGGCGCAATGAATCCGACTACGATTATTTCGACAATCTCGATCTTGGCGGCCTCGCCTGGGAATGCCTGAGGCGCAACGCACGCTATCGGGCGGCATATCCGGCCATGTCGAGACGCAGCGCGCTGACATGGGGGTTGCGATTTCCCTGTCGATCCGGAGTGCGACGCGACTGCGGCGAACGTGCTCTGGACACCGGCCGTGGCCCCCGCCGTCGCGACCATCATCGCCGAGCCGCCGTCTGA
- a CDS encoding DUF2285 domain-containing protein, whose amino-acid sequence MTDYDRQHLKLYARLLDAEADDAPLADIVKILFGIDADAEPERAHKLHAGHLGRAHWMAENGYRNLIAG is encoded by the coding sequence GTGACCGACTATGACCGGCAGCATTTGAAGCTCTACGCGCGTCTTCTCGACGCCGAAGCAGACGACGCGCCGCTTGCCGACATCGTCAAGATCCTGTTCGGAATCGATGCTGACGCTGAACCGGAGCGCGCGCACAAATTGCATGCCGGACATCTCGGGCGCGCCCATTGGATGGCCGAGAACGGCTATCGCAACCTCATCGCCGGCTGA
- a CDS encoding helix-turn-helix domain-containing protein: MDIRHTFGNNLKHYRTQANMSQAALAVKMGIDRAHVSAMERGQQNVTIVTLWHVAQALDVEPAVLLKEIGSS; this comes from the coding sequence ATGGATATCCGTCACACATTTGGTAACAATCTCAAGCATTACCGGACCCAAGCGAACATGAGCCAGGCCGCGCTCGCGGTGAAGATGGGCATCGACCGAGCGCATGTTAGCGCCATGGAGCGCGGGCAGCAGAACGTCACCATCGTCACGCTCTGGCACGTTGCGCAGGCGCTCGACGTAGAGCCTGCGGTGCTTCTAAAAGAGATCGGATCGAGCTAA
- a CDS encoding DUF736 domain-containing protein has translation MATIGTFKKTGNEYVGEIVTLNVQAQNVRIVPEDSTSGENAPSHRVFVGRAEIGAAWPKTSNEQRDYLSLKLDDPSFTQPIYANLFDDTVVEGGEETFSLIWSRARRKNGD, from the coding sequence ATGGCCACCATCGGAACCTTCAAGAAGACCGGCAACGAATACGTCGGAGAAATCGTCACCCTCAACGTGCAGGCGCAGAATGTCCGCATCGTCCCCGAAGACAGCACCTCCGGCGAGAACGCTCCCTCCCACCGGGTCTTCGTCGGCCGCGCCGAAATCGGCGCCGCCTGGCCCAAGACCTCGAACGAGCAGCGCGACTATCTGAGCCTCAAGCTGGACGATCCGAGCTTCACCCAGCCGATTTACGCCAACCTCTTCGATGACACCGTCGTCGAAGGCGGCGAGGAGACCTTCAGCCTTATCTGGTCCCGGGCACGCCGCAAGAACGGCGACTGA
- a CDS encoding GNAT family N-acetyltransferase — protein MPQALAWPVCFERLTMKIRQTKSEDLPALKLVLDGTQLFPSEMLPDMIHGFLSDKDSKDIWLTCEKDGTPIGFTYTVPEQLTVGTWNMLSIAVLPSEQGSGVGGEIVKALEDQLRQLGHRILIVDTSGTDDFALTREFYRKNGYQQEACIRDFWDAGDDKIVFRKAL, from the coding sequence ATGCCTCAAGCGCTCGCTTGGCCGGTGTGTTTTGAAAGACTCACGATGAAAATACGACAAACCAAATCTGAAGATCTACCAGCCCTTAAACTCGTACTGGATGGCACTCAGCTTTTTCCAAGCGAGATGCTGCCCGATATGATCCATGGCTTTCTGTCCGACAAAGACAGCAAGGACATCTGGCTAACGTGTGAAAAAGACGGAACGCCTATCGGGTTTACCTACACTGTACCCGAACAACTGACAGTCGGCACATGGAACATGCTTTCAATTGCCGTCTTGCCTTCGGAGCAAGGCAGCGGTGTAGGCGGTGAGATCGTGAAAGCTCTTGAAGATCAGCTGCGACAGCTCGGCCATCGCATATTGATTGTTGATACATCAGGCACAGACGATTTCGCACTTACCCGCGAATTCTACCGTAAGAACGGTTATCAACAAGAAGCATGCATTCGCGACTTCTGGGATGCTGGCGATGACAAAATCGTGTTCAGAAAAGCCCTGTAG